A region of Aquarana catesbeiana isolate 2022-GZ linkage group LG08, ASM4218655v1, whole genome shotgun sequence DNA encodes the following proteins:
- the LOC141104647 gene encoding gastrula zinc finger protein XlCGF66.1-like isoform X2 — protein sequence MEKENSHMSKRILNLTLEIIYLLTGEECIIVKKPSNDHMTHVSQSWSRKQSPMMKLLTFPNNDKKILEVTQKIIKLLEGEVPIRCQEVTVSFGIEEGNNLGHKDLYKDDIMENRPPLTSPERQHIRNNMGYIPLKYM from the exons ATGGAAAAGGAGAATAGTCACATGAGCAAGAGGATATTAAACCTCAccttggagatcatctacctgctgaccggagag GAATGCATTATAGTGAAGAAGCCATCTAATGACCACATGACTCATGTGTCACAAAGTTGGAGTAGGAAACAAAGCCCCATGATGAAGCTTCTGACTTTCCCAAACAATgacaagaagattctagaagtcacccagaagatcatTAAGCTGCTAgaaggagag gttcctataaggtgtcaggaagTCACTGTCTCATTTGGCATAGAAGAAGGGAACAAtttaggacacaaggatctctataaGGACGACATAATGGAGAAccggccgcccctcacatcaccgg AGAGACAACACATCAGAAACA
- the LOC141104647 gene encoding gastrula zinc finger protein XlCGF53.1-like isoform X1, producing the protein MEKENSHMSKRILNLTLEIIYLLTGEECIIVKKPSNDHMTHVSQSWSRKQSPMMKLLTFPNNDKKILEVTQKIIKLLEGEVPIRCQEVTVSFGIEEGNNLGHKDLYKDDIMENRPPLTSPDPIDIRETQRDLKAEEEAGHARIKEEEVPPEISTERQHIRNNMGYIPLKYM; encoded by the exons ATGGAAAAGGAGAATAGTCACATGAGCAAGAGGATATTAAACCTCAccttggagatcatctacctgctgaccggagag GAATGCATTATAGTGAAGAAGCCATCTAATGACCACATGACTCATGTGTCACAAAGTTGGAGTAGGAAACAAAGCCCCATGATGAAGCTTCTGACTTTCCCAAACAATgacaagaagattctagaagtcacccagaagatcatTAAGCTGCTAgaaggagag gttcctataaggtgtcaggaagTCACTGTCTCATTTGGCATAGAAGAAGGGAACAAtttaggacacaaggatctctataaGGACGACATAATGGAGAAccggccgcccctcacatcaccgg ACCCCATAGACATTAGAGAGACTCAGAGAGATCTCAAAGCTGAGGAGGAAGCAGGACATGCAAGGATTAAAGAGGAGGAAGttcctccagagatcagcacag AGAGACAACACATCAGAAACA